A single window of Fusobacterium perfoetens DNA harbors:
- a CDS encoding nucleobase:cation symporter-2 family protein, with amino-acid sequence MKMMNNMIHPTDKMLGMGDLFLLGMQHIAAMCAGAMAVPMILGNSLGLSQGDIHTLVSAAFMMVGIGTLLQTIGIKNFIGSRLPMIEGVSFAGVAALAAIGITYRNTDPMLGLHIMFGATIISGIFCFLVAPVFGKLLRFFPPLVSGVVVTSMGISLMPVAVRWAGGGNPAAADFGNFKNILLAFITLIIIIGIQKLSKGFLGNVAILIGIIAGTIISIPMGIADFSAVKEAAFVTFNTPLKFGIPKFEITSVLSLLLVQLVIMTECTGNQLNLSNICGTDEKDEKRLVAGLRAHGLSSIIGGIFNSFPHALFGQNVGIVAITGVESRFAGTAAGVILLIVSFFPKLTAVFTSIPSPVLGGAGIVMFGIVAAGGIKKLGEVSYVGNKNLLIVAVSIGLALVPVTVPEIYKHVPAWGNILFHSPVTLGCLSVIILNIIFNETGNKK; translated from the coding sequence ATGAAAATGATGAATAATATGATACATCCCACTGACAAGATGTTGGGTATGGGAGATTTATTTCTTTTAGGAATGCAGCATATAGCTGCTATGTGTGCTGGAGCTATGGCAGTTCCAATGATTTTAGGAAATTCTCTTGGTCTTTCTCAAGGAGACATTCATACACTTGTAAGTGCGGCTTTTATGATGGTAGGAATAGGGACACTTCTTCAAACTATAGGAATAAAAAATTTTATAGGTTCAAGACTTCCTATGATAGAAGGTGTAAGTTTTGCTGGAGTTGCAGCTCTTGCAGCAATAGGAATCACTTATAGAAATACTGATCCTATGCTTGGGTTACATATAATGTTTGGGGCAACAATAATTTCAGGTATTTTTTGCTTTTTAGTAGCTCCTGTATTCGGAAAACTTTTAAGATTTTTTCCTCCTTTAGTCTCAGGGGTTGTTGTAACTTCAATGGGAATATCTCTTATGCCAGTTGCAGTAAGATGGGCAGGAGGGGGGAATCCTGCAGCTGCTGACTTTGGAAATTTTAAAAATATATTATTAGCATTTATTACTTTAATAATAATTATAGGGATTCAAAAATTATCAAAAGGATTTTTAGGAAATGTAGCGATTCTTATAGGAATTATTGCAGGAACAATAATTTCAATCCCAATGGGAATAGCTGATTTTTCAGCAGTAAAAGAGGCTGCTTTTGTTACATTTAACACTCCTTTAAAATTTGGAATACCTAAGTTTGAAATTACTTCTGTATTATCTCTTCTTTTAGTACAGCTTGTAATAATGACAGAATGCACAGGAAATCAGCTTAATTTAAGCAATATCTGTGGAACAGATGAAAAAGATGAAAAAAGACTTGTAGCAGGCTTAAGAGCTCATGGACTTTCTTCAATAATAGGAGGAATATTTAATTCTTTTCCTCATGCTTTATTTGGACAAAATGTTGGAATAGTAGCAATAACAGGAGTAGAAAGCCGTTTTGCAGGAACAGCAGCAGGAGTAATTCTTTTAATTGTAAGTTTCTTTCCAAAACTTACAGCAGTGTTTACTTCAATTCCATCTCCAGTACTTGGAGGAGCAGGAATTGTAATGTTTGGTATAGTTGCAGCGGGAGGAATTAAAAAGTTAGGAGAAGTCAGTTATGTAGGAAATAAAAATCTTTTAATAGTTGCAGTGAGTATAGGCCTTGCTTTAGTTCCTGTAACAGTTCCTGAAATTTATAAACATGTGCCTGCATGGGGAAATATACTTTTCCATAGTCCAGTAACTCTTGGTTGTTTATCAGTAATAATTTTAAATATCATTTTTAATGAAACAGGCAATAAAAAATAA
- the ssnA gene encoding putative aminohydrolase SsnA, protein MLILTNGRVITQDQNNPYIENGAVVIKKEKIVAIGNTEEILKKYPDEEIIDVENKIIMPGIINTHHHIYSAFARGMASKGKAPKDFIEILEGLWWKIDKKLTLEDLKYSAYTTYIDCIKNGVTTVFDHNASPYAVKNSLFTIANVAQKLGLRTCLCYEVSDRDGEEILKDGIDENINFIKEYNNNSQNMIKGMFGLHAAFTLSDESLAMCREKMKGINAGYHVHVAEGKADLEDSLKKYGKRVVERLNEFGILGKKTLAVHCIHVDDNELNILKNTDTYVVHNPESNMGNAVGCQPFLKLFEKGIITGLGTDGYTSDMFESMKVANIIHKHVNQNPSVAWGEVPEAMFKNNRKIAGEYFEGELGILKEGALADVIVVDYDPLTPLTENNINSHILFGMMGRSVVTTIINGKVVMKDRKLIEIDEKEIFKQSRTVAQKLWDRM, encoded by the coding sequence ATTTTGATATTAACAAATGGAAGAGTTATAACACAGGATCAAAATAATCCATATATAGAAAATGGAGCTGTTGTTATAAAAAAAGAAAAAATAGTAGCAATAGGAAATACAGAAGAAATTTTAAAAAAATATCCTGATGAAGAAATTATTGATGTTGAAAACAAAATTATTATGCCTGGAATAATAAATACACATCACCATATTTACAGTGCATTTGCAAGAGGTATGGCATCAAAAGGGAAAGCTCCAAAAGATTTTATAGAAATTCTTGAAGGACTTTGGTGGAAAATAGATAAAAAATTAACTTTAGAAGATTTAAAATACAGTGCTTATACAACATATATTGATTGTATAAAAAATGGTGTTACTACTGTATTTGATCATAATGCAAGTCCATATGCAGTGAAAAATAGTCTTTTTACAATAGCGAATGTAGCACAAAAACTTGGATTAAGAACTTGTCTTTGTTATGAAGTTTCTGACAGAGATGGAGAAGAAATTCTTAAAGATGGAATAGATGAAAATATTAATTTTATAAAAGAATATAATAATAATTCACAAAATATGATTAAAGGAATGTTTGGGCTTCATGCAGCTTTTACACTTTCAGATGAAAGTCTTGCAATGTGCAGAGAAAAAATGAAAGGAATAAATGCAGGATATCATGTTCATGTAGCTGAAGGAAAAGCAGATCTTGAGGATTCTCTTAAAAAATATGGAAAAAGAGTTGTAGAAAGATTAAATGAATTTGGAATTTTAGGAAAGAAAACTTTAGCAGTTCACTGCATTCATGTTGATGATAATGAGCTTAATATTTTAAAAAATACAGATACATATGTTGTTCACAATCCTGAATCAAATATGGGAAATGCAGTTGGATGCCAGCCATTTTTAAAATTATTTGAAAAAGGAATAATAACAGGTCTTGGAACAGATGGATATACAAGTGATATGTTTGAATCAATGAAAGTTGCAAATATTATTCATAAACATGTAAATCAAAATCCATCAGTAGCATGGGGGGAAGTTCCTGAAGCTATGTTTAAAAATAATAGAAAAATAGCAGGAGAATATTTTGAAGGAGAATTAGGAATCCTAAAAGAAGGAGCATTAGCAGATGTAATTGTTGTAGATTATGATCCTTTAACTCCTCTTACAGAAAATAATATAAATTCACATATCCTTTTTGGAATGATGGGGAGATCAGTTGTTACAACAATAATAAATGGAAAAGTTGTAATGAAGGACAGAAAACTTATTGAAATAGATGAAAAGGAAATATTTAAACAATCAAGAACAGTAGCTCAAAAATTATGGGACAGAATGTAA
- a CDS encoding complex I 24 kDa subunit family protein encodes MSCNNILKEECFKKLEEFINELPEKKGSLISVLHKAQDIFGYLPAQVQEFIAEKMDLPISKVYGVVSFYHFFTMVPKGKYPISVCMGTACYVRGAEKVLNDIKDFLKIEVGETTLDGLFSLDCLRCVGACGLAPVVMIGKEVYGKEKTKDIKKILAEYKEKEIEKATGGLYE; translated from the coding sequence ATGAGTTGCAATAATATCTTAAAAGAAGAATGTTTTAAAAAATTGGAAGAATTTATAAATGAACTTCCTGAAAAAAAAGGAAGCCTTATAAGTGTACTTCACAAAGCTCAGGATATATTTGGATACTTACCAGCTCAAGTACAGGAATTCATTGCTGAAAAAATGGATCTTCCTATATCAAAAGTTTATGGTGTTGTAAGTTTCTATCATTTTTTTACCATGGTTCCTAAAGGAAAATATCCTATCTCTGTATGTATGGGAACAGCTTGTTATGTAAGAGGGGCTGAAAAAGTTTTAAATGATATAAAAGATTTCCTTAAAATAGAAGTAGGAGAAACAACTTTAGATGGACTTTTCTCTTTAGACTGTCTTAGATGTGTAGGAGCCTGTGGACTTGCACCTGTTGTTATGATAGGAAAAGAAGTTTATGGAAAAGAAAAAACAAAAGATATTAAAAAAATTTTAGCTGAATACAAAGAAAAAGAAATTGAAAAAGCAACAGGAGGTCTTTATGAATAG
- a CDS encoding NADH-quinone oxidoreductase subunit NuoF, whose translation MNREILVCGGTGCLSSKSEQIIENLRAFITASGLEKEVHVKKTGCFGFCEKGPIVKILPDNVLYIEVKPEDAEEIIESHFVNGKVVERLLFIDPRTKEKIHDGKDMQFYRKQVRIALKNCGFINPEDINDYIAHDGYKALEKVIKEMTPDDVIKVIKDSGLRGRGGGGFPTGLKWEFTKKAVNNQKYVVCNADEGDPGAFMDRSILEGDPHGILEAMTICGYSVGASKGLIYIRAEYPIAVSRLEKAIVDARENGYLGKNILGSKFSFDIDIKLGAGAFVCGEETALIHSMEGERGEPTTKPPFPAEAGYWGKPTNVNNVETFANITKIILNGAEWFRSIGTPKSPGTKVFALAGKVNNVGLVEVPMGTTLREVIFDIGDGIKKNKKFKAVQTGGPSGGCLTEQDLDTPIDFDTLLEKGSMMGSGGMIVMDETDCMVSIAKFYLEFTLDESCGKCTPCRIGNTRLQEILERITNGTGKMEDLELLRELSTTIKDTALCGLGQTSPNPVLSTLNKFYDEYVAHIVDKTCPAKQCKKLIKYEINQNKCIGCTLCARNCPVHAIESKVKTPHIIDQNKCIKCGACYENCKFEAIEIA comes from the coding sequence ATGAATAGAGAAATTTTAGTCTGTGGTGGAACTGGCTGTCTTTCTTCAAAAAGTGAGCAAATTATTGAAAATCTTAGAGCATTTATAACTGCAAGCGGACTTGAAAAAGAAGTTCATGTAAAAAAAACAGGTTGTTTTGGATTTTGTGAAAAAGGTCCAATCGTTAAAATTCTTCCTGATAATGTTTTATACATAGAAGTGAAACCTGAAGATGCTGAAGAGATTATTGAAAGTCATTTTGTAAATGGAAAAGTTGTAGAAAGACTTCTTTTTATAGATCCGAGAACAAAAGAAAAAATTCACGATGGAAAAGATATGCAGTTTTATAGAAAACAGGTAAGAATCGCTCTTAAAAACTGCGGATTCATAAATCCTGAAGATATTAATGACTATATTGCACATGATGGATACAAAGCTCTTGAAAAAGTTATAAAAGAAATGACTCCTGATGATGTCATAAAAGTTATAAAAGACTCTGGTCTTAGAGGAAGAGGTGGAGGAGGATTCCCAACAGGTCTTAAGTGGGAATTTACAAAAAAAGCCGTAAACAATCAAAAATATGTTGTATGCAATGCTGATGAAGGAGACCCTGGAGCATTTATGGACAGATCAATTCTTGAAGGAGATCCACATGGTATTCTTGAAGCAATGACAATCTGTGGATACTCAGTAGGAGCTTCAAAAGGACTTATATATATAAGAGCTGAATATCCAATAGCTGTATCAAGACTTGAAAAGGCTATTGTAGATGCAAGGGAAAATGGATATTTAGGAAAAAATATTTTAGGCTCAAAATTTTCTTTTGATATAGACATAAAACTTGGAGCAGGAGCGTTTGTATGTGGAGAAGAAACTGCTCTTATTCACTCAATGGAAGGAGAAAGAGGAGAACCTACAACAAAACCTCCTTTCCCTGCTGAAGCTGGTTATTGGGGAAAACCTACAAATGTTAATAATGTTGAAACCTTTGCAAATATAACAAAAATTATTTTGAATGGAGCAGAATGGTTTAGAAGTATTGGAACTCCAAAGTCTCCTGGAACAAAAGTTTTCGCCCTTGCAGGAAAAGTTAATAATGTTGGTCTTGTGGAAGTTCCTATGGGAACTACATTAAGAGAAGTTATATTTGATATAGGTGATGGAATTAAGAAAAATAAAAAATTTAAAGCTGTACAGACTGGAGGACCATCTGGAGGATGCCTGACTGAACAAGACCTAGATACTCCTATAGATTTTGATACCTTACTTGAAAAAGGTTCAATGATGGGTTCTGGAGGAATGATTGTTATGGACGAAACCGATTGTATGGTTTCAATAGCAAAATTCTATCTTGAATTCACTCTTGATGAGTCATGTGGAAAATGTACTCCGTGTAGAATAGGAAATACAAGACTTCAGGAAATTCTTGAAAGAATTACAAATGGTACAGGAAAAATGGAAGATTTAGAACTTTTAAGAGAGCTTTCTACTACAATAAAAGACACTGCTCTTTGTGGACTTGGACAAACTTCCCCAAATCCTGTTCTTTCAACCTTAAATAAATTTTATGACGAATATGTTGCTCATATAGTAGATAAAACTTGTCCAGCAAAACAATGTAAAAAACTTATTAAATATGAAATTAATCAAAACAAATGTATTGGCTGCACTCTTTGTGCTAGAAACTGCCCTGTTCATGCAATAGAAAGTAAAGTAAAAACACCTCATATTATAGATCAAAATAAATGTATAAAATGTGGTGCATGTTATGAAAACTGTAAATTTGAAGCGATAGAAATTGCATAG
- a CDS encoding NADH-dependent [FeFe] hydrogenase, group A6 translates to MKKLINIKIDGIDVETKAGQTILEAAKSVGIKIPSLCHLHMKEIGYKNNCSSCRICVVEVKGRKNLAAACSTPVSEGMEITTNSLRVIKERKTILELMLSDHPSDCLLCEKNGKCDLQKLAIEFGIREIRFKGKKTNNRVEYSPSIIRDADKCILCKRCETMCRDIQTCSVLSSINRGFNASMATAFEQNLETTICTNCGQCVAVCPVGALHETDYTKQLFNDLSNKENKVIVQVAPAVRVAIGEEFGFAPGEDLTGKLVTALKMVGFSHVFDTNFAADLTIMEEGNELKERLEKYLAGESVKLPLITSCCPAWVKFAEHHFHNFLGNLSTAKSPQQMFGAVAKNIWAKENGISKEKIICVSIMPCLAKKYEASRHKFKDGGIPDVDYSISTRQIASLLKQANIDLRTLPESKFDNPLGYSTGAADIFGKTGGVIEAATRTLYELVTGEELEKVDFEQFRGIEGIRIAEIPVNGIKLRIGVVNGLGAARELLNKIEKGEEILHAIEIMACKGGCVGGGGQPFHYGNFEIVKERIKGLEKIDSGKIIRKSHDNPYIIELYKKYLKEPLSHEAHQLLHTYYSPKKRI, encoded by the coding sequence ATGAAAAAACTTATTAATATAAAAATTGACGGCATAGATGTGGAAACTAAAGCCGGGCAAACTATTCTTGAAGCAGCAAAGTCTGTGGGAATAAAAATTCCAAGTCTCTGCCATCTTCATATGAAAGAAATAGGATATAAAAATAACTGTTCTTCTTGCAGAATATGCGTTGTTGAAGTAAAAGGAAGAAAAAATCTTGCTGCTGCTTGTTCCACTCCTGTTTCTGAAGGAATGGAAATTACAACAAATTCTTTAAGAGTTATAAAAGAAAGAAAAACTATTCTTGAACTTATGCTTTCTGACCATCCATCAGACTGCTTACTTTGTGAAAAAAATGGAAAATGTGATCTTCAAAAACTGGCTATTGAATTTGGAATAAGAGAAATCAGATTCAAAGGTAAAAAGACAAATAACAGAGTTGAATATTCACCATCAATAATAAGAGATGCTGATAAATGTATTCTTTGCAAAAGATGTGAAACAATGTGCCGTGATATTCAAACATGCAGTGTTCTTTCAAGTATAAACAGAGGATTCAATGCTTCAATGGCAACAGCTTTTGAACAAAATCTTGAAACAACAATCTGCACAAACTGTGGTCAATGTGTTGCTGTATGTCCTGTTGGAGCTTTACATGAAACTGATTATACTAAACAGCTTTTTAACGATTTAAGTAATAAAGAAAATAAAGTTATAGTACAGGTTGCTCCTGCTGTAAGAGTTGCTATAGGAGAAGAATTTGGATTTGCCCCAGGAGAAGATCTTACTGGAAAACTTGTTACAGCTTTAAAAATGGTTGGTTTCAGTCATGTTTTTGATACAAACTTTGCAGCTGATTTAACTATTATGGAAGAAGGAAACGAGCTTAAAGAAAGACTTGAAAAATATCTTGCTGGAGAATCTGTAAAACTTCCTCTTATAACTTCATGTTGTCCTGCGTGGGTAAAATTTGCTGAACATCATTTTCATAATTTCTTAGGAAATCTTTCTACTGCTAAATCTCCTCAGCAGATGTTTGGAGCTGTAGCAAAAAATATTTGGGCAAAAGAAAATGGAATAAGCAAAGAAAAAATTATTTGTGTTTCTATAATGCCTTGCCTTGCTAAAAAATATGAAGCTTCAAGACATAAATTTAAAGATGGTGGTATTCCAGATGTTGATTATTCAATTTCAACACGCCAGATTGCAAGCCTTTTAAAACAAGCAAATATAGATTTAAGAACTTTACCTGAAAGTAAATTTGATAATCCTCTTGGATATTCAACAGGAGCTGCTGACATATTTGGAAAAACAGGAGGAGTAATTGAAGCTGCTACAAGAACTCTATATGAACTTGTTACTGGAGAGGAACTTGAAAAAGTTGATTTTGAACAATTCAGAGGAATAGAAGGAATAAGAATTGCTGAAATTCCTGTAAACGGAATAAAATTAAGAATAGGTGTGGTAAATGGTCTTGGAGCAGCAAGAGAACTTCTTAATAAAATTGAAAAAGGCGAAGAAATTCTCCATGCAATAGAAATTATGGCATGTAAAGGTGGATGTGTTGGTGGTGGAGGACAGCCTTTCCATTATGGAAATTTTGAAATTGTAAAAGAAAGAATAAAAGGGCTTGAAAAAATAGATTCAGGAAAAATTATAAGAAAATCACACGATAATCCATATATTATAGAACTTTATAAAAAATATTTAAAAGAGCCTTTAAGCCATGAAGCTCATCAGCTTCTTCATACTTATTATTCACCTAAAAAAAGAATTTAA